A part of Oryctolagus cuniculus chromosome 4, mOryCun1.1, whole genome shotgun sequence genomic DNA contains:
- the LOC127482988 gene encoding keratin-associated protein 19-5-like: protein MSYYGSYYGGYGYGGFSGPSCGYGGYGNGSGCGSFRYGYCCPSFYGGYGFPAFY, encoded by the coding sequence ATGAGCTACTATGGCAGCTACTATGGAGGCTACGGCTATGGAGGCTTCAGTGGCCCAAGCTGTGGCTATGGAGGTTATGGAAATGGCTCTGGCTGTGGAAGCTTCAGATATGGCTACTGTTGCCCATCATTTTATGGAGGCTATGGCTTCCCTGCCTTCTACTAA